A part of Capsicum annuum cultivar UCD-10X-F1 unplaced genomic scaffold, UCD10Xv1.1 ctg5232, whole genome shotgun sequence genomic DNA contains:
- the LOC107860275 gene encoding uncharacterized protein LOC107860275, with amino-acid sequence MDSTFTRDNKAISRQAPTFIFPTTILAYIRRFHIVAAFGLHWLCYCLRNIQRNKQQAYRNFKGFDMRFTFIAAAWQGTAHDSRVLENVIVDPEAVDQEMRAWRKEIVQSGKIIFKYSYLLVQRIGCGIVCRSSRIWDSNL; translated from the exons ATGGATTCAACATTCACTCGAGACAATAAAGCAATTAGTCGACAGGCTCCAACATTTATATTCCCAACAACTATTCTGGCATACATCCGAAGATTTCATATAGTAGCTGCTTTTGGATTACACTGGCTATGTTATTGCTTAAG GAATATCCAAAGAAATAAGCAGCAGGCGTATCGTAACTTTAAGGGTTTTGATATGCGGTTCACCTTTATTGCAGCTGCTTGGCAAGGTACTGCACACGATAGTAGAGTGCTTGAGAATGTGATTGTTGATCCAGAG GCAGTTGATCAAGAAATGCGTGCTTGGCGAAAAGAGATTGTTCAGAGTGGGAAAATTATATTCAAGTATAGCTACTTACTAGTT CAAAGAATTGGATGTGGAATAGTATGTAGGAGCTCTCGTATATGGGATTCTAATCTATGA